In Lotus japonicus ecotype B-129 chromosome 5, LjGifu_v1.2, one genomic interval encodes:
- the LOC130721160 gene encoding protein BIG GRAIN 1-like B, whose protein sequence is MYKLEKPRRDHNKLQSPSFSSTLLDQIYRSIDDGQSKSSESNFYRETTTTTTSKRHWTEKKDRTDNNNNNKVRSKNVAVVEETNNRKFHHDHDPDVLFFSSTSISSDTSSGGFSSSDTDSTWPRPVRTSASFRWENEKHATRVQSFMHLTAQHKHGVTGVRDEEALIKSKSRALKIYNNLKKIKQPVSPGGKLTSFLNSLFATGEAKKKKKKNDEIVERRVNSGLGSSSTCCSASSFSRSCLSKVSSCDRENMSNGVKRTVRFYPETVEEKKIVVEKAAREFLREYRYNNQNKKTDLVLKDLSLRKNANYSEEHEEEDYDDAASYASSDLFELDHLAVLGNGLYDEELPVFETTHFSSNPTIANGIRV, encoded by the coding sequence ATGTACAAGTTGGAAAAGCCACGCAGAGATCACAACAAGTTGCAAAGCCCCTCTTTCTCTTCCACCCTCCTGGACCAAATTTACCGTTCCATCGATGATGGCCAGAGTAAAAGCTCAGAATCAAATTTCTACagagaaacaacaacaacaacaacgagTAAGAGACACTGGACAGAGAAAAAAGACAGAacagacaacaacaacaacaacaaggtAAGAAGCAAAAACGTTGCTGTTGTGGAAGAAACAAACAACAGAAAGTTCCATCATGATCACGACCCAGATGTTCTGTTCTTCAGCTCCACATCAATTTCTTCGGACACTAGCTCCGGAGGATTCTCCTCCTCTGACACTGACTCTACGTGGCCGAGGCCAGTGAGGACAAGCGCGTCGTTCCGATGGGAGAACGAGAAACATGCGACGCGTGTCCAGAGTTTTATGCATCTCACGGCCCAACACAAACACGGTGTTACCGGTGTTCGTGATGAGGAAGCATTGATCAAGTCCAAATCGAGGGCGTTGAAGATTTACAACAACCTGAAGAAAATAAAGCAACCTGTTTCACCGGGTGGAAAGCTCACGAGTTTCCTCAACTCTCTGTTCGCAACAGGGGaagcaaagaagaagaagaagaaaaatgatgaGATTGTTGAGAGAAGAGTTAACTCGGGACTAGGTTCTTCTTCTACTTGCTGCTCTGCTTCTTCGTTTTCAAGGTCTTGTTTGAGCAAGGTTTCATCTTGTGATAGAGAAAATATGAGTAATGGGGTGAAGAGAACGGTGCGTTTTTACCCGGAGACAGTGGAGGAGAAGAAAATAGTGGTGGAGAAAGCTGCTAGAGAGTTCTTAAGAGAGTACCGTTACAACAACCAGAATAAGAAGACTGATTTGGTTTTGAAGGATTTGAGTTTAAGGAAAAATGCTAATTATAGTGAAGAACATGAAGAGGAGGATTATGATGATGCAGCAAGCTATGCAAGTTCAGATCTTTTTGAGCTTGATCATCTGGCTGTGTTGGGAAATGGTTTGTATGATGAGGAGCTTCCTGTTTTTGAAACTACACATTTTAGTTCAAATCCCACCATTGCTAATGGTATAAGAGTGTAG